From Brachionichthys hirsutus isolate HB-005 chromosome 16, CSIRO-AGI_Bhir_v1, whole genome shotgun sequence, a single genomic window includes:
- the LOC137905261 gene encoding BAR/IMD domain-containing adapter protein 2-like 1 isoform X2 produces MSRSTEEVSKLTESTYKSVMEQFNPGLRNLVNLGKNYEKSVAAMTMASKLYFDAMSKIGESAALSPVSRELGAVLMEISEVHRKVHVELEDHLKKFHREIIAELERKTDMDVKYMTATFKRYQVEHKMKQDSLERSQSDLKKLRRKSQGKNANKYENRESECLETLTSRQMDMQLFIADGCKEALLEERRRFCFLVDKHCMFSYQTASFHEKARDILTAKITSWQDQCNDATDMPDTVLSMIEDLRIPIPITPLPSPSPSRHSVNMSAPPAPPLKAQTSPLANMFTQENYISSVTTTTNRNPDHSEDNGLPRSVSVATGLNSIVKKPRVRTIFPHATGNNSTLLSFDEGDFIVLLIPDERDGWMYGELEKNGKRGWFPSSYCRALSEPLVNNNSVSIAPYRSRSVVNLHHQDSETDEATMVLPPADYRDVPQHNAMKNNRTNSVPTNNNYQHSPTPSFSSSDHGTSAQPNGISRATPAYLAGGNPFATVRLRPTVTNDRSAPAI; encoded by the exons AGTGTGATGGAACAGTTCAACCCAGGACTGCGGAATCTAGTCAACCTGGGCAAAAACTATGAGAAGTCAGTGGCTG CAATGACCATGGCATCAAAGTTGTATTTTGATGCAATGTCAAAAATTGGGGAGAGCGCTGCACTGTCGCCGGTTTCCAGAGAATTAG GAGCGGTGCTGATGGAAATCTCAGAAGTGCATAGGAAAGTTCACGTCGAGTTGGAAGATCAT TTGAAGAAATTCCACAGGGAGATAATAGCTGAGCTGGAAAGAAAGACTGACATGGATGTCAAATACATGACA GCCACGTTTAAGAGGTACCAGGTGGAGCACAAAATGAAGCAGGACTCTCTGGAGAGATCCCAATCAGACCTGAAaaagctgaggaggaagagccaAGGAAAGAATGCCAACAAGTATGAGAACAGGGAGAGTGAG TGTCTGGAAACATTGACGAGCCGTCAGATGGACATGCAGTTGTTTATCGCTGACGGTTGTAAGGAGGCTTTGTTGGAAGAAAGGAGGCGTTTCTGTTTCCTGGTGGACAAACACTGCATGTTTTCCTACCAGACCGCTTCCTTCCATGAGAAG GCCAGAGACATTCTGACGGCAAAGATCACCAGCTGGCAGGACCAGTGCAACGATGCCACCGACATGCCCGACACTGTGTTGTCTATGATCGAGGACCTGCGCATCCCCATCCCAATCACACCTCTGCCCTCGCCCTCCCCGTCACGGCACAGTGTG AACATGTCTGctcccccagcccccccgcTGAAGGCTCAGACCAGTCCTCTAGCTAACATGTTCACCCAGGAGAACTACATTTCCAGTGTAACCACCACAACCAACAGAAACCCCG ACCACAGCGAGGACAACGGCCTTCCCAGGTCCGTGTCTGTCGCCACTGGCCTCAATAGTATAGTGAAGAAGCCACGCGTCCGCACCATCTTCCCCCACGCCACCGGCAATAACAGCACGCTGCTCAGCTTTGACGAGGGAGACTTCATCGTTCTGCTCATCCCCGATGAGAGAGACGGGTGGATGTACGGCGAACTGGAGAAGAATGGAAA GAGGGGCTGGTTCCCATCATCGTACTGCCGTGCACTCTCTGAGCCGCTCGTGAATAATAATAG CGTGTCCATTGCTCCGTACCGCAGCAGAAGTGTGGTCAACCTCCACCATCAGGACTCTGAGACGGACGAGGCGACTATGGTGCTCCCCCCGGCAGACTATCGCGATGTCCCTCAGCACAATGCCATGAAGAACAACAGAACCAACAGCGTCCCCACAAACAACAACTACCAGCACTCCCCCACgccctccttctcctcatcgGATCACGGCACG TCGGCCCAACCGAACGGCATCTCCAGAGCTACGCCTGCTTACCTCGC GGGAGGGAACCCATTTGCCACAGTCCGACTGCGTCCAACTGTCACCAATGACCGCTCTGCACCGGCCATCTAA
- the LOC137905261 gene encoding BAR/IMD domain-containing adapter protein 2-like 1 isoform X1 gives MSRSTEEVSKLTESTYKSVMEQFNPGLRNLVNLGKNYEKSVAAMTMASKLYFDAMSKIGESAALSPVSRELGAVLMEISEVHRKVHVELEDHLKKFHREIIAELERKTDMDVKYMTATFKRYQVEHKMKQDSLERSQSDLKKLRRKSQGKNANKYENRESECLETLTSRQMDMQLFIADGCKEALLEERRRFCFLVDKHCMFSYQTASFHEKARDILTAKITSWQDQCNDATDMPDTVLSMIEDLRIPIPITPLPSPSPSRHSVNMSAPPAPPLKAQTSPLANMFTQENYISSVTTTTNRNPEFDSSSLPPTRHHPDHSEDNGLPRSVSVATGLNSIVKKPRVRTIFPHATGNNSTLLSFDEGDFIVLLIPDERDGWMYGELEKNGKRGWFPSSYCRALSEPLVNNNSVSIAPYRSRSVVNLHHQDSETDEATMVLPPADYRDVPQHNAMKNNRTNSVPTNNNYQHSPTPSFSSSDHGTSAQPNGISRATPAYLAGGNPFATVRLRPTVTNDRSAPAI, from the exons AGTGTGATGGAACAGTTCAACCCAGGACTGCGGAATCTAGTCAACCTGGGCAAAAACTATGAGAAGTCAGTGGCTG CAATGACCATGGCATCAAAGTTGTATTTTGATGCAATGTCAAAAATTGGGGAGAGCGCTGCACTGTCGCCGGTTTCCAGAGAATTAG GAGCGGTGCTGATGGAAATCTCAGAAGTGCATAGGAAAGTTCACGTCGAGTTGGAAGATCAT TTGAAGAAATTCCACAGGGAGATAATAGCTGAGCTGGAAAGAAAGACTGACATGGATGTCAAATACATGACA GCCACGTTTAAGAGGTACCAGGTGGAGCACAAAATGAAGCAGGACTCTCTGGAGAGATCCCAATCAGACCTGAAaaagctgaggaggaagagccaAGGAAAGAATGCCAACAAGTATGAGAACAGGGAGAGTGAG TGTCTGGAAACATTGACGAGCCGTCAGATGGACATGCAGTTGTTTATCGCTGACGGTTGTAAGGAGGCTTTGTTGGAAGAAAGGAGGCGTTTCTGTTTCCTGGTGGACAAACACTGCATGTTTTCCTACCAGACCGCTTCCTTCCATGAGAAG GCCAGAGACATTCTGACGGCAAAGATCACCAGCTGGCAGGACCAGTGCAACGATGCCACCGACATGCCCGACACTGTGTTGTCTATGATCGAGGACCTGCGCATCCCCATCCCAATCACACCTCTGCCCTCGCCCTCCCCGTCACGGCACAGTGTG AACATGTCTGctcccccagcccccccgcTGAAGGCTCAGACCAGTCCTCTAGCTAACATGTTCACCCAGGAGAACTACATTTCCAGTGTAACCACCACAACCAACAGAAACCCCG AGTTTGACTCTTCATCCTTGCCTCCAACCCGGCACCACCCAGACCACAGCGAGGACAACGGCCTTCCCAGGTCCGTGTCTGTCGCCACTGGCCTCAATAGTATAGTGAAGAAGCCACGCGTCCGCACCATCTTCCCCCACGCCACCGGCAATAACAGCACGCTGCTCAGCTTTGACGAGGGAGACTTCATCGTTCTGCTCATCCCCGATGAGAGAGACGGGTGGATGTACGGCGAACTGGAGAAGAATGGAAA GAGGGGCTGGTTCCCATCATCGTACTGCCGTGCACTCTCTGAGCCGCTCGTGAATAATAATAG CGTGTCCATTGCTCCGTACCGCAGCAGAAGTGTGGTCAACCTCCACCATCAGGACTCTGAGACGGACGAGGCGACTATGGTGCTCCCCCCGGCAGACTATCGCGATGTCCCTCAGCACAATGCCATGAAGAACAACAGAACCAACAGCGTCCCCACAAACAACAACTACCAGCACTCCCCCACgccctccttctcctcatcgGATCACGGCACG TCGGCCCAACCGAACGGCATCTCCAGAGCTACGCCTGCTTACCTCGC GGGAGGGAACCCATTTGCCACAGTCCGACTGCGTCCAACTGTCACCAATGACCGCTCTGCACCGGCCATCTAA